From a single Oreochromis niloticus isolate F11D_XX linkage group LG3, O_niloticus_UMD_NMBU, whole genome shotgun sequence genomic region:
- the LOC100705635 gene encoding uncharacterized protein LOC100705635 isoform X1: protein MKMLLPLLLLVLVSQHALAQVVEVYEGQTSVLLPCKYSGFIPEDSPTVLWTRSDLNPKSVHLQREKTVDLKGQNQHYRNRTSMRPDALDTLDFSLTLRNPQMTDSSIYTCSIGNEREELKLTDIQLHVKDQQVEVKVEEGSDSVTLPCNTTPDLPEDTTVKWTHFDQELTVVQVYSNKSDHLKQLDNLYCGRAKMNEDLLRTGDLSLTLKYPTKRDSGGYICIISRDKDILRQKVVLQVKDTLPSWAKALVGALVLFSLALVVFGGLLFKFWHKFMSVIPVKVEVEEGVESVTLPFKTTQNLSGEIQVIWERYKPFQKAYKFENKTNQVKEQHEVFKGRTVMNENFLETGDLSLTLKQPTKTDSGKYKCLVWREGTFIRMKTVKLKVKDCQVQFKQGEGSVTLPFKTKQKLSGEIQVIWEHNEPFQKAHVFTNCPKQYKEQHEFYRDRTVMNKDLLETGDLSLTLKQPTDGDSGEYKCFVWRKENFIRMKTVKLKVKVCQVEVEEGEGSVTLPFKTTENLLGEIQVIWERNEPFQKAHVFTNNTNQVKEQHEVFKGRTVMNENFLVTGDLSLTLKQPTKTDSGEYKCLVWREGTLIRKKTVLLKVKVCQVEVEEGEGSVTLPFKTTENLLGEIQVIWERNEPFQKAHVFTNNTNQVKEQHEVFKGRTVMNENFLVTGDLSLTLQQPTKIDSGKYKCLVWREGTLIRKKPVLLKVKDCEVEVGEEVESVQLPFKTTENLSEGIQVIWERYEPFQKAYMFKNNTNPVEEQHEDYRLRTVMNEDPLNSGDLSLTMKKPTKRDRGEYKCLVWREGNLIRKKPVLLKVKDCQVQFEQGAESVQLALITTQSLPENA, encoded by the exons ATGAAGATGTTGCTGCCACTCCTGCTCCTCGTACTCG tttcccagcatgccctgGCTCAGGTGGTGGAGGTGTATGAGGGGCAAACATCTGTCCTGTTGCCTTGCAAGTACTCAGGTTTTATACCTGAGGACAGTCCCACAGTGCTGTGGACTCGCAGTGATCTCAACCCCAAATCTGTCCACCTACAACGAGAGAAAACAGTTGATCTTAAAGGGCAAAACCAGCATTACAGAAACCGCACATCAATGAGGCCTGATGCTCTGGACACTTTAgacttcagcctcactctgagaaACCCCCAAATGACTGATAGCAGCATCTACACCTGCTCCATTGGAAATGAAAGGGAGGAACTGAAACTGACAGACATACAGCTGCATGTCAAAG ACCAGCAGGTGGAGGTGAAAGTGGAGGAAGGGTCAGACTCTGTCACGCTGCCCTGCAACACAACACCTGACCTGCCTGAGGACACCACAGTGAAGTGGACTCACTTTGATCAAGAACTCACGGTGGTCCAAGTATATTCAAATAAGAGTGATCACCTGAAACAACTGGACAACCTTTACTGTGGCCGTGCAaaaatgaatgaagacctgttgagaactggagacctcagtctgaccctgaaataccccacaaagagagacagtggaggatacatcTGCATCATCTCCAGGGACAAAGACATCCTGAGACAGAAAGTagtgctgcaggtcaaag ATACATTACCATCCTGGGCGAAAGCACTTGTGGGTGCCCTGGTTCTCTTTTCCCTTGCTCTGGTTGTTTTTGGGGGTCTATTATTTAAATTCTGGCACAAATTCATGTCAG TTATTCCAgtgaaggtggaggtggaggagggggtggaGTCTGTCACGCTGCCCTTTaaaaccacacaaaacctgTCGGGGGAAATTCAAGTGATATGGGAACGTTACAAGCCGTTCCAGAAGGCCTAcaagtttgaaaacaaaactaaCCAAGTTAAAGAACAGCACGAGGTTTTCAAAGGCCGAACTGTGATGAATGAAAACTTCCtggaaactggagacctcagtctgaccctgaaacagccCACAAAGACAGACAGTGGAAAGTACAAGTGTTTGGTCTGGAGGGAGGGAACCTTCATCAGAATGAAAACTGTGAAGCTCAAAGTCAAAG ACTGTCAGGTGCAGTTTAAACAGGGGGAGGGGTCTGTCACGCTGCCcttcaaaaccaaacaaaaactttCGGGGGAAATTCAAGTGATATGGGAACATAATGAGCCGTTCCAGAAGGCTCACGTGTTTACAAACTGCCCTAAGCAATATAAAGAACAGCACGAgttttacagagaccgaactgTGATGAACAAAGACCTGCtggaaactggagacctcagtctgaccctgaaacagcccacagatggagacagtGGAGAGTACAAGTGTTTTGTCTGGAGGAAGGAAAACTTCATCAGAATGAAAACCGTGAAGCTCAAAGTCAAAG tctgtcaggtggaggtggaggagggggaggggtcTGTCACGCTGCCCTTCAAAACCACAGAAAACCTGTTGGGGGAAATTCAAGTGATATGGGAACGTAATGAGCCGTTCCAGAAGGCTCACGTGTTTACAAACAACACTAACCAAGTTAAAGAACAGCACGAGGTTTTCAAAGGCCGAACTGTGATGAATGAAAACTTCCTGgtaactggagacctcagtctgaccctgaaacagccCACAAAGACAGACAGTGGAGAGTACAAGTGTTTGGTCTGGAGGGAGGGAACCTTAATCAGAAAGAAAACCGTGCTGCTCAAAGTCAAAG tctgtcaggtggaggtggaggagggggaggggtcTGTCACGCTGCCCTTCAAAACCACAGAAAACCTGTTGGGGGAAATTCAAGTGATATGGGAACGTAATGAGCCGTTCCAGAAGGCTCACGTGTTTACAAACAACACTAACCAAGTTAAAGAACAGCACGAGGTTTTCAAAGGCCGAACTGTGATGAATGAAAACTTCCTGgtaactggagacctcagtctgaccctgcaACAGCCCACAAAGATAGACAGTGGAAAGTACAAGTGTTTGGTCTGGAGGGAGGGAACCTTAATCAGAAAGAAACCCGTGCTGCTCAAAGTCAAAG ACTGTGAGGTGGAGGTGGGGGAGgaggtggagtctgtccagctgcccttcaaaacCACAGAAAACCTGTCGGAGGGAATTCAAGTGATATGGGAACGTTACGAGCCGTTCCAGAAGGCCtacatgtttaaaaacaacactaaCCCAGTTGAAGAACAGCACGAGGATTACAGACTCCGAACTGTGATGAATGAAGACCCGCTGAActctggagacctcagtctgaccatGAAAAAGCCCACAAAGAGAGACCGTGGAGAGTACAAGTGTTTGGTCTGGAGGGAGGGAAACTTAATCAGAAAGAAACCCGTGCTGCTCAAAGTCAAAG ACTGTCAGGTGCAGTTTGAGCAGGGGGCGGAGTCTGTTCAGCTGGCCTTGATAACCACACAAAGCCTGCCTGAAAATGCTTAG